The window cagcgggaataaaatgcttcaatccctgcctggaaaataatgcaatgcactcgggcagaaaacagtcacaaacctcaatacacccgagtatacccgaattcgtgggactagccgagctcgaataaagtgtgtcgccagtgtatatacaaaaaaaatatgtttttatattcatatactaaagtgtatttttttattatcagTAGTTTTAATTTTGCTGGTGCCACACTGGTTAGACATAAGAGGAACTCTCAGTTCAGCATTTATTGACCTCTGAGCTTTGTCCATCCCAGTTTGTCCCAGGACAAAGATAGTCATTCAGTATCAATGACAGGGCTCTTCCTGATTGACACCACACAGCTTCAATCAGGTGAACAAATGTTGACAACGGGAAAGTATTCTCTCTCTCAAAAGCTTTTTTTGTCAAGAATCAGAACTCcagagttaaaaaataaaaataaataaataaagatctaTTGGGTAATTCTTGCGTTTAATTCTTCTAAATTACTTTTGGATTGAGTTTTAAACAATTGGTCATAAAACATTGCATGTGTTGTAAATAATCAAATACAGTCTTTGTTTatgattaattgtttttttttaagattgtTCTGCGGCGAAAGCACTAAATATTTCCTCATGAAATACGCCCTGCTATTTCACAATTTGATATTGCTCTTTTAGTTATACCTTTTGAccatggtacagtatataaatagcaGGCATCTCGAGGTTTAACAACACTCTTACAAGGTTACAAACATGAAGGTGATCCTGTGTCTTGCTTTCCTTACCTGTATGATCTTCGGGACTCAAGGAAAAACGTATACTCGGTGCCAGTTAAACAAGATTTTCAAAGACACTGGGTTGGCTGAATATCGTGGGCATAGCGCTGCTGAATGTATGTATCATTATAGCTACATATAATATATGTCTTACTTTATGCATTGTCATTGTATGGTTGTAATTTGTGCTGTTCCCATCATTgaaataataattttttgtttcGCTTTTACTCCAATTTCTCTGTCTTTATATATGTTGTAtttctttatacagtatgtcTGCTGAACAGGTGTCTTTGGTTAACTCATACATTCATCCTTATCCCCTTCTTTTATCGTTTAACAGGGATATGCATCGTAGAGTATGAAAGTAGCTACAACACGGAAGCAATAAATGACGAAGGGTCAAGTCGGGATTATGGAATCTTTCAGCTCAACAGCAAATATTGGTGCAATGACGGGAAGACTGCAGGGAGTGCAAATGCATGTCAAAAAAGTTGTAGCAGTAAGTATTTATATCTCTCAAGTACTATCTTTTACGACTGATTTACTCCTAGTCACAAATCACTTTAGGATGGTCACAAAACATCTTCTTCATACCTCAATCCCACCCAAGCTATATCTTGTCCATAGATCCGTTCCATTGTTCTGTTAAACTATTTGTTCCACATAATATGCTGACTGTGTCAAAAGGAGTTAAACCTCAAAGGAAGTGTCATCTATACAATATTGCGTGTGCCTGCTGTACATTCAATTTAACATATGTTGACACTATAGATAACTGTAGGTACTGTATGTGCCATTTTACATTAATTTCCCCTGTGTTATTTTTGAATTTTCTTAAGGTTTTCTGAACGATGACATCCTTGATGATATTGAATGTGCTAAGAAAGTGGTGAGCGACCCCAAAGGCATGTCAGCATGGTAAGACAATATGTTGGATATTCCTTTTGGGTCAATGTATCATGAATAGTGGAAGACCAAGAATTGTAGTGTCTGCATGTGCTTGAGCACTGTTTAATAGATCCTCCAGTTAATGTAGTTATATGGGGATGTATTTCAGGTTTCAGTTCACCACTTGTGTGGTTTATTTTAAGCCAAGCTTGGGAATTAAATAGACACTCAATTCACAGTTGACCTTCTGCCCCTTAAGCAGTGCTCTCGTGTTTACTATATAAGAAAAAATGAATACATGTCTACCCGTACAAAGTCCTGTGCTATAGAAAAGTATTTCCAATGTCGGGAAATATGAAGGCTACACCATTCTGCCATCATTATGATTTTTACCGAACAGGTCTTTACCAAAAGCAGCAATCTCTCATACGCACTATTGTCTGGGCTGTCTATATAGGTAATAATAACTACATGGGCTAATACCTTAAAAAGAAACAAtaagttaaagctgcagaccaaacaatatcctagaaaaacacaaaaaacacagcgcacaacgctcatagtgcattaaagataTATTAAACCAACAAAATAATAAGGTAATTATTGTGACGTCACAACCCGGAAGTGCTAGTGCGGTGGATAGAAGGAGAGAAACCAGCCGTCGCGAGGACCGCGGGATACGGCCGTTCCCTAGTG is drawn from Ascaphus truei isolate aAscTru1 chromosome 7, aAscTru1.hap1, whole genome shotgun sequence and contains these coding sequences:
- the LOC142498879 gene encoding lysozyme C-1-like — its product is MKVILCLAFLTCMIFGTQGKTYTRCQLNKIFKDTGLAEYRGHSAAEWICIVEYESSYNTEAINDEGSSRDYGIFQLNSKYWCNDGKTAGSANACQKSCSSFLNDDILDDIECAKKVVSDPKGMSAWVAWGQYCKGKDLSKYTKGC